DNA sequence from the Marinilongibacter aquaticus genome:
AGTCCAGGCTTTCTTTTTTAACAAGTTGAAAATTGTGTTGAATAAAGCAATCTTTTTTTTCGCAGCAGCTCTGTTGTGCAGCTCGTGCAAACAGTCGGATGATGTGCCTACAAGTGAATGGGAGACCGAGGCACCCAAAGGCACTTTGCATGCCGAAGCGAATGAAGCTTTTTCGGGAGGGACCCAAACGGTTTTCGATCAATCGGTGAATGCCTTCGGTTTTCAATCTCCCGATTTAAGCAATGAAAACGGACTCTTGTTTTTTGTGGGCAATTCTTTTTTTAACCAAAATTGGGTAACCGCTCCATCTTCCACAACGGCAAGAGATGGCTTAGGGCCTCTTTTCAATGCCCGCTCATGTGCCTCCTGCCATTTCAAAGACGGGCGAGGAAGGCCAAATACGGAAGGCGAATTTGGACGAGGGCTTTTGTTTCGTCTTAGTGTGGCCGGCACAGATGCCCACGGAGGGCCCAAGGCCGACGCCGTATACGGCACGCAATTGCAAGACCAGTCGATATTGGGAGTAATGACCGAAGGGAATGTAAAAACGGTGTATGAAGAGCAGGCAGGACAATATCCCGACGGTACATCTTTTTCATTGCGAAAACCCAGTTATATCCTGACCGAATTGATGTACGGGGCGATGGATCCCGGAATTATGATTTCACCGCGTGTGGCTCCGCAAATGGCGGGTATGGGTTTGCTCGAAGCCGTGGACGAATCTACTGTGCTTTCTTTTGCCGATGAAAACGATTTGGATGGTGACGGTATTTCTGGGAAAGCCAATTATGTATGGAATGAGAGTAGCGGACAAAGTGAGTTGGGGCGTTTCGGTTGGAAGGCCAATCAACCGACCGTGAAACAACAAGTAGCGGGTGCTTTTGTAGGCGATATGGGAATCACAAGTTCTCTTTTTCCCAAACAGAATTGCCAAAATTGTGAAGACATCCCCAATGGAGGTGATCCAGAAATTGAAGACGAGGATTTGCACAAGGTGGTATTGTATTCGGCTACTTTGGCTGTACCGGGCCGTCGCGACTGGGAAGACGAAAAGGTACTGAGAGGCAAATATTTTTTCGATAAAATGGCTTGTACGGGCTGTCATGTGAGCGAAATGAAAACGGGTACGCAAACAGAATTCAAGGCTTTGGCCAACCAATCTATTCGGCCCTATACCGATTTGCTGCTGCACGATATGGGAGAGGGTTTGGCCGATAAACGCCCCGATTATTTGGCGAATGGAAATGAGTGGCGAACGCCGCCACTTTGGGGCATAGGCCTTTTCGAGACCGTAAACAAACACACCTATTATTTACACGATGGTCGAGCCCGCAATTTGGAAGAAGCCATACTTTGGCATGGCGGAGAGGCCGAAAACTCGAAAACGAAGTTCATGTATTTGTCGAAAGCGGACCGAGAGGCCGTTGTACAATTTTTAAATTCATTGTAGTGAAAAGAAGCGTTTCATACTTTTTTATATTTTCTCTTTTGTGGGCTTGCGGCTCACCGGATTCAAACGATAAAGTAGAGCCCGTTGATCGCTCACAGGTTTTCCAGAATATTTTCAAAGAAGCCATTGTCCCGGCACACGAAGACCTCATTTCGGCCACCGAAGATGTTTTGGCTCAGGCCAAAGTGTTTCAAGAGAATTCGGATATCGAGTCTTTGGAAAAACTGCGTACACTGTGGACAAAAGCTCGCATTCAGTGGGCTCATGTGGAGTTATACAATATTGGTGAAATCAATGAAGGCTTTGCTCATTATCGCCTGAACAGGTATCCCGCGAATACCGATAAATTGGAAAGTAACCTCAAAGGTGCCGATGAGCTGGATTTGGCCTTCGTGGAAAGTGCGGGTTCGAATACAGTTGGTTTTGCGGCCTTGGAATTCTTGCTTTTTAAGGATGGGCAAGAAACTGAGGCGGTTTTGGCCGAGCGTCAGGAAATGCGTGAAAGATATGCGGATTATCTAGTGGCCTTGTCACAGTATTTGTCCGATGAGAGCAAGGTGTTGTTGGAAAAGATCAATGGCATGGAATCTGTGTGGTCTGCCAATACCGATATGTATTCCATGAATCAATTGGTAAATGCCTATGTGGCTTTGATCGAAACGATGAAAAACAACAAAGTGGGCAAACCCAGCGGCCTTTACGGAAGCCAAGGCGAAGACCCCAGTTTGGTTGAATGCCCGTATTCGAAAATTTCTTTTGCTCTGATGGAGGCCAATTTGCAGGAACTTGCCCATTCTTTTCAGGCAGGGGGCGGGACAAACTTGTATGCCGTGCTCGATCAGGTGCAAACCGAAGTAAGCGGTTCTGCGGAATTGTCGGGAATTATTCAAAATGCATTTACCGAAAGCAATTCGCTTCTTGTTTCGATGGATTTACCCTTGAGCGAAATGGTACTGGAAGATCCCGTAAAAGTGGCCGAATTGCATGCCGCACTGCACGATCTTTTGTTGGCCGTGAAAGTGGATATGGCCAATCTCTTGGGTGTGACCGTGGTTTTCAACGACAACGACGGAGATTGATTGGCGGTTATTTAATCTGTTTGCCTTCTTCTGTATTGACAAATAGAATATTGCAGAGGTCGTCGTAACCTGTAAATACTTCGGCACCAAAACGCTTGAGAGCATCGCTCAAGAAACCGAGTACAATCAAGTCAGCATCGGCAGAATTGGCTTGAATAATGGCTTTGAGCTCCACATCTTCGGGATGTTCGATAAACTCGACATTGTTTCTGGAAATGGGCAATTGCCCTGCAGAGATCAGGTGCATCATTTTTTGTTTTTCCTGATCAAGGTTTTCGAAGGGGAATACCGTCAAGACTTTTATGACACCGTTTTTCCAATCGGGGTGGGCCGAGATGACATAAGCCAAAAGGATCATCAAATTGGCGTTTTCATAATCTTGCGGAGTAATCCAAACGTGAATTTCACGCATGAGGCCGTATTGCCTTTCTGAAGTGGAAAGAATTCCAATGTCAAAATCAGCGGCCTGAATCAATTTGAAATTTTCGACAATACTCAGGATTTCCTCCGGTTTGTTTCGGGCATGATCGAAAATCATAAGGTTGTTTTCGGTACCCGAGATACTCGGCAATTGCACCACCTGCGAAATGGAGCCCGCAAGTGTGGGGTTGATCAAGGTATCGGTATACACTTCGCTTTTTGTGGCTCTGGCCATACGAATGATCCGATCTTTCACCTCGCGAGCGTCTCGGTTCGATTGCTTCGAAAGGTAGCCGTCAATGTGGTGAATGTAGGTGCCAAAACCGTATTTATAGGCAATCCATCGGTTCAGGTTGAAAGCATCCAAACGGTGGAAAGTATTGGAGCTGAGAAATACCGCGGAAGGCCGCCAACTTTTGTGTTCTTCTTTTTCCGATTTCTGAAGAAATACGTGAATTTTTCGGCTGATCTGGTACATCACGCCCTGAAATATTACAGCAATGTTCTTTTTGTCGGCATTGAAAAAATTCAACGAGAAATAAAGAGCGATAATCAGAAAAATGGAAGCGAAGGCATAGCCCGAATTCATGAAGAACATGAGCCCGAAACAAGCCACTGCTCCGAATAAACTGATATACCATTTGGATTTGAATCGTGGACGATAAGAGGGATCCGCGGCAAAATGCTGCATAAAAGAGATTAAGCACAGCGAACCGTAGGTCACCATGAAAAACATCGAAATGATTTCGGCCACGGCATCCAGTTTGCCCATTAAGATAAAGGCCAAGGCGATAATTACCGTAACCACATAGGCATTGTAGGGTTCATCGCCTTTGCCACGCCCTTGGGCCAGCAGTTCGTTCATTCTTCGCGAAGGAAAAACTTTATCTTTTGCAATCGCTTGGAGCGTACGCGGTGCCACCAAAATCGATCCAATGGCCGAAGAAATGGTGGCTGCAGCCAAACCCAGCGGTATTAGCCAATAGCCTTGTACGGCAATTTTGCCCATGACCAGATCTTGCGTATTGGCCAGTAATTCGGGCGGAGCGGAGCGGTCAAGTTTGAAGGCAATAAAAACATAGACCAACATGCCGAAAATAGTGGCTGTGAGTGTGCCCAATGGAATGGATCGCCCAGGGTCCTTCAGGTCTCCAGAAAGGCCCAATCCGGCAATAATTCCCGTAAAGGCAGGAAATATGATTGCAAAAACGGTAAAAATTGAGACTTCGGGTATTTTAGGAAGCATGGCTCCGGGAGCCACTTCAACAGGATTGCCCACAAAGAAAGCAATTAAAGAAATGGTCAGAATTGCGACAACCCAATAGAGGGTTTGCAAACCCAGTTTGGCTCCTTTGGTAAGCACAATGGCGGTGAGGATAAACAAAGCCGGTATGGCCACGGTTTGGCTTTTGTGCAGCAGCCAATCGGCCCAAGGTACAAAAGTATAATGATCAAAAAGCCAATTCCAGGCAGGCGTAAAGGCTTCGGTGAAAGCGATAATATAAAAAGCTACACTAATGGCTTGGGAAATGAAAAGGGTAATGCCAATGGTGGCTCCGATAACCAAGCCGAACGACCTGGAGACAATGTAATAAGCTCCGCCACCTTCAACTTTAAAGTTCGTAGCGATTTCGGACAGGGCCATGGCCGTGGGGATGGTTACGGCATGGCCAATGACAATGATAAGCAGGGTTCCGCCAAGACCAACAGTACCTACGGCATAGCCAAAACGCAGAAACAGTATGGCCCCGAGAATGGTAGATATAGCTGTAAAAAAAACAGGGGTGGTGCCAAACTTATGTTCCTCTTCCGTCATATTTGTTCGGGTCTTTGTTCAAAACTAAAGATTTCGAGCTATAAACAAAGCCAAAACTCGAATCTTCTCAGAAAGCTTTTTGCGAATGGAAATTAAATTTTCCGTTTCAATTCGAAATGTTTTCCCAAGTATACACGACGTACCATTTCGTCGGCCGCAAGTTCTTCGGCTGTGCCGTGTTTCAAAATTTTGCCCTCGAAAAGTAAATAAGCCCGGTCTGTAATCGACAAAGTTTCGTTTACGTTGTGGTCGGTGATGAGTATGCCAATGTTGCGGTGTTTCAATTTGGCGACAATACTTTGAATCTCTTCCACGGCAATTGGGTCTACGCCGGCAAAGGGTTCGTCGAGAAGAATAAATTTGGGATCTACGGCCAAGGCCCGGGCAATTTCGGTGCGTCTGCGTTCTCCACCAGAAAGAACGATCCCTTTGTTTTTACGGACATGGGTCAGCGAAAACTCCTCCAAAAGCTCTTCGGTTTTTTCCTTTCGTTCGGCCTTTTTGATCTCTGGCTTGGCCAATTCAAGAATCCCTATGATGTTTTCTTCTACGGTCAAATCGCGAAAAACAGAGGCTTCTTGAGCCAAATAGCCTATGCCCAATTTGCCCCGTTTGTACATGGGCAGGTCGGTGATTTCTCGGTCATCGAGCCAAACTTTCCCCGAATTGGGTTTAACCAAACCCACGGCCATGTAAAATGAAGTGGTTTTACCAGCACCGTTCGGACCCAATAGACCCACAATTTCACCTTGGGCTACTTCGTAGCTCACTTGATCGTTCACCTTACGTTGACCGTATTTTTTGACCAGATTTTCTGTACGTAATTTCATTTTTGCCCCATGTTCGCTACAAAATTAGAAGATTATTTTTGGGAAGGTCAGTATTTAATATCCTTTAAGAACAATTGCAAGCTGCTGATCCCGCGAAAAGTATTTTCTTCAATCGTATAAACGACGGAGAATTGATCTGCAGCCAGCAGGCTTTCGTAGTGTTTGTCTCGCATGCCAAAGCCCACGGCTGTGAAAGTTTGCCCTGTCTGCGGATCGACCAGCTCCAATCGCAAATGTTTTTCTTTCATGATTCTCGGCGTTGAGGCAAGGCTCAATCCCGAGGTTTTGAAAACTGGCCGCATGTTTTTTGGGCCAAAGGGACCCATCCGCTTCATGATTCTGAAAAACTTGGCCGATATACTGGAAAAGCTGAGCTCCAGATCAATGACTATAGTGGGTTGCAAATGTTCTTCTTGCAATTGGGCCTGTACCACTTCATCGAAAGCTTTCCGGAAAGCCTCTATGTGCTCTATTTTGATGGTCATTCCGGCCGCATGACGGTGCCCTCCAAACTGTTCAAGCCAATTTGAGCAAGCGTCGATAGCTTGGTACAAATCGAAATTTTGTACAGAACGAGCCGAGCCTGCGGCCAGGTTGTCTTTTGTGGCGGTAAAGATGACGGTCGGGCGATAGAAATGCTCGATGCAGCGTGAGGCCACGATGCCGATTACACCTTTGTGCCAATCGTGTTTGAAAAGCACCGTGCTTTTGGCTTCGTGCAACATCCAAGGGTCTGTCGAAATCATGGCCAAGGCCTCTTCGGTAATTTGGCTATCATGCGTTTTCCTTTCGGTATTGTGGGCCTGAATTTTATAGGCAAAATCCACCGCCTCTTCGTAGTTTTTAGAAAGCAACAAATCGACCGCCGATTGGGCGTGAGCAATTCTTCCCGCCGCATTGATACGTGGCCCCAAAGTGAAAACCACATTTTCGATGTTCATTTCTCCTTGGAAACCGGAAACCTCTTTCAAGGCTTTCAGTCCAGTACTTGGGTTTTCGTTCAGTTTCTTTAGGCCAAAATGAGCGAGCGTTCGGTTTTCGCCAATTATGGGTACAATATCAGAGGCAATGCTGATGACCGCCAAATCCAGGTACGTGTATAAATTTTCGAGAGGGATATTGCGTTTGAGGCAAAAGGCCGTGAGCAGTTTGAAACCCACGCCGTTGCCGGTAAGTTCTTTAAAAGGGTATGGGCAACCTTTGCGTTTTGGATCGAGGATGGCCACTGCATCGGGCAAGTTTTCACCGGGTTCATGGTGGTCGCACACAATGAAGTCCATTCCCAATGTATTGGCATAAGCAATGTTTTCTACCGACTTGATGCCGCAATCGAGAGCAACAATCAGGCTGGTCTTTTTTTCTTTTGCCCAATCTATACCTGTTTTCGAAATGCCGTAACCTTCTTTGTAGCGGTCGGGATTATAATGGTGGATATTGTCGTGGTATTTGGATAGGAAACCATAAACCAAGGCCACCGCGGTGGTGCCATCTACATCGTAGTCGCCATAAATTACGACAGTTTCTTCTTCACGGATGGCTTTTTCCAAACGCTCCACTGCCTTTTCCATGTCTTGCATAAGAAAGGGATCGTGCAAATCTTCGAGCTTGGGAGTAAAAAAGCTTTTGGCTTCTTCGAATGAATGCACACCTCTTTGCCAAAGAAGTAGGGCCAATTCTTCTGTGATTCCAATCTCGTTTTGAAGTTTGAGCACCACTTGTTTTTCTTCAGTGGTTTGGGGTTGTGTAGCGAGTAACCATCTGTTTTCAGTCATGTGTCAAAATTAAAGAATTTTGGGGCAATCAAACTTTTGAAAACAAGATTTCGTATTATCAGGCGATGAAGAAACTCATACTTTTTCTTTTGCCCTTTATGGGTTTGGCACAGGAGCAGCCTGCAAAGAAGGCTTGGCTAAAAGACAAGACCTTGATAGCCATACCCGTTGTTTTTCGTTTTCCCGAAACGGGCTGGGGCTGGGGAGCTGCGGCCACTTCGACCTGGCGTTGGGCAAAAGACGCCGAATGGGCCAAGCCCTCGCAGGCTTCATTGGGTTTGACGTTCACGCAGAAAAAGCAAGTGCTCGCCTTTTTGCCTTTTCAGGTTTTCCTGGATAATAACCGTTATTATCTCAATGCCGATATCGGTTGGTTTAAGTACAATTTTTTTTATTACGGAATAGGGGAAAACGCTGTGCCGCAAGAACGTTACGAGGTGAAATTTCCGCGAATTCGACTTTTGGCTGTGCGGCAGCTCGGTGGTAGTAAAAATTTATATGCTGGATTTCGGGTGAATTACGAAGAATACAGTGTTTACGGGCAAGAGCCCGCCGGAGAATTGGCTCAAGGAGATATTGAAGGCTCGGAATACAGCCGCACTTCGGCCATTGGGCCGGCATTGTTTTACGATTCTCGCGATGCGGTATTCTATCCGCGGAAAGGTATTTTTGGTGAACTGAATTTCTTGTCCTCTTTAAAGGGTTTGGGGGCCGATCGGAATTTTTCTCAGCTTTCGCTCGACGTATCAGGATACAAAAGTTTGGGCAAAGATTGGGTTTTGGCCGGAAACCTTTATACGGTAAACTCATTTGGGCGGGCCACTCCATTCTCACAATTGGGCATGCTCGGAGGACCCAAAAAGATGAGGGGAGTTTACCAAGGTTTTTTTCGCGATAAAAACGTAGCCTTACTGCAAAGCGAACTGCGTTGGGAAATATGGCAGATTATAGGGATGAATTTCTTCGGAAATCTTGGGTTTCTCGGAAATGAAAATGATTTCCTACGACTCGAACACCCCAAATTTACCTATGGATTGGGTTTGCGTATCGCCACAAAAAATCATTTGAATCTTCGCCTCGATTACGGTTTCTCACCCTATGGGAAAGGCAATTTTTACGCGACTGTGGGCGAGGCCTTTTAATTGAAACGATAAATTAAAGAAGCCCGAAAAGGTACATTCAAGCGGCTTAGCGTACCCAATATCGGAATGGATTCTTCCAGCACTACGCGTTGATCGTCGCTGATGCGGGTGTATCGGTATATTACATTGAAACCGACACCGGCCTCAACCAAATAACCGAGATGTTCGCCCATTAGACCTTTGTAGCCAGCAATAGCCCCAAATGTGGAGCGTTCCTGACGCACGTGGCCGTCGTCGAATTTGATTTTTCCTTTGAACTGTTGGAAGAACGGAGATACATATAGGCCATCCAAGCCTTCCTTTGGGTTGATGTAATAATTGCCGCGTAATCCGAGTAAATAACCGTGCCTTTTCGTGGTTTCCTTTTTTCCGTTTACTTTCACGCCATTCGACCAAGGCTTGAAAGAATAGCCCAAATCGAATTCGAAACCAAACTTATTTTTTCCCAATTCCAATCCAAGATCAAGTTGTTTGTTGATCAGCCCGACGGCATTGAGCTTAAGGTGCTGGGCTTGAGCAAAACCAAAAAACAGACAGGCACAGAGGGTCAAGGCAAATTTTCGCATATTCAATCTATTCATGAAAACTAAGTGGTTTGTTTTAGACCCGAATTTACGATTTGGTCACTGTATTTCAAGTGCCGATTTTCGTGTGCGAATGATAGTCGAAACAATTGCGGCGGTAATCGTGCCCATAATGATGGCCCAAATTGTACTTTGTATGGCGTAATTCCTATAATTGAAATAGGCCTGGGCTTCTTCTATAGTTTTATAATACCCCGTTTCTACGGCATATGCGATAACATTTGGGAAATATTCGGGCGTAATCCAATAACTTACAATGTATTGTGACAAAGGGCTCAAAGCTGCAATGAGTAAGGTCATGATCACACCCGAAAGCAGTCCTTGTTTGAAAGTCATGCGGCCTTTGTATTTTACTCTTTTCAGTTCTTTCAAAGCCAAGACGTAAATCCAAATGGATGGAATGGCAAAAAGGTTTGTCAGGTACATATGCTTGTCAATGTGTGTGCTGTGAAGGCCGCTGAGTTTCTCCAAGAGCATCCAAAGCAATAGAGCGGCTATGAAAATCAGAGCCCACTTAATCTCGATTTTGTAGTTTGCCATTGTCAGTCCTTTTCCATTTCGGCCTTAAGGTTGTCGAGACCTGTTTGTAGGTCACCGCCAATCATGTCTTCGAAATTCATGAAAAACATCATGATGTTCATTGGATAGTTCATGTGGCCATTGAAGCCCCACTTCACCTCAGTGGTCGAGTCGGCCACGGCTTCGGTACTAAAGTAGGCTTGCTCTGTAGATTCGAAAGGTTCGAGAAAACGCAGCTCAAAGTCTACGCGTTTGCCGTCTTCAATGCTTTTGATTTCTTGTTCACCCGAACCGGCATTCGTACTGTCGCTATCCCAAGCATATACAAAACCCACGGTGCCGTCGGTTCCGGTATAGCTTTTTCGCATATGGGGGTCGAGCTGATTCCAAACACTGAATTTGTCTTGGTTTTTTACATATTTTATGTAGTCGAAAACCTCGGCTTTGGGCTTGTCGATTACCACCGACTTTTCAACGGAATAGCTCTTTTTTACAAAAAGTGCGGCAATGAGTGGAATAGCAATGAGAATAAGAACAATGTAAAGGATCTTTTTCATACGGGAGCTTATGGTTAATGTGTTGAAAACAAAGAATGTGGTGATGAATATAAATAGTTTTATGGAATTTAGGAAAAATAAGTTAATCGAAATGCTTGTCCAGTAGCCTGTTGTGTGAAATTTCATGTTCGCTTTTTTGGGAAGGCAAAAAGGCGGGGCTAAAAACAAGAACAGGCTCCTGATACAGGAACCTGTTGCAAATGTCAGAATATATTGTGATTTAAACCTTGTAAACCCAACCGAAGCGGTCTTCGGTTTTTCCTTTTCGGATATCGTTCAGTGCATTTTTGAGTTTCGATGAAACGGAACTTTCAGTGATTTCAGGAAGCACATAATCGTTTCCTTCAAAGCCCACAGCCGAGAAAGGAGAAACAACCACCGCGGTGCCTGCACCGAAAACCTCGCTCACGCTTCCGCTCGCAATGCCATCGATAATGTCTTTTACGTATACATCTTGCTCGCTGACCTCAATGTCCAAGCTTTTGGCAATTTGCAATAAAGAATCGCGGGTAATGCCTTTCAGGATTGTGGAGCTTGTTTTTGGGGTCAATATTTTGCCGTCTTTCACAAAGAAGACGTTCATGGTGCCCGATTCTTCAAAACGGCTATGCGTTTTTGCGTCGGTCCAAAGAAGCTGCGTATAGCCTTGCTCTTGAGCCAGCTTGGCAGGATACAAAGACGCCGCGTAGTTTCCGGCACATTTGGCATAACCAACACCGCCTTCGGCTGCACGAATGAATTCGGTTTCTACCTTCACTTTTGGAGGCTCGGCATAATACTGGCCTGCAGGGCTCATGATGATCATGAAACGGTAATTTAGTGAAGGGCGTACGCCAAGGTAAACATCCGAGGCAAACATAAAGGGTCTCAAGTAAAGTGAATTGTCGTCGCCATCGGGTACCCAATTGCGGTCCAGGTTGAGCAACTCACGCAAGCCGCCCAAAAAGATTTCTTCGGGTACGGATGGCATGCACATTCTTTCTGCCGAGATGTTGAAACGCTTGAAATTTTCTTCAGGTCGGAACATGACCACGTCGCCATCTACATTTTTGAACGCTTTCATGCCTTCGAAAATGGATTGCCCATAATGTAATGAAGCAATGGCCGGATCGTAGGCAATAGAACCGTATGGCAGGATTTCAGGGGTTTGCCATTCACCATTGACACAATCGGCCACCAGCATATGGTCTGTAAATAACGTTCCAAATACAATTTTGTCGGGATCCAATTGGCCGACTCTGCTTTCTTTTACCGGACTGATTTTAAATGCCGGGGCCTCTGTTATCATAATTGAAAAAATTTAATGAGCCCAAAGAGCGAAGGCCTCTGAGCTCAGGTGTTAATTACAATGCAATTTTTATGAATAAAAGGCAGATTGTCAAGTTTTTCGAGAAAATACTTGTCAAGACAACTAAAATATGATTTTACGGTCTCGCCCATGAGAGCCATTTTGATTTCAAGTCCGATATGGTTTTGCTTTATTGCCCGGGCATTTTGCTTAGCCACATTTCGTATTTGTCGCGTACGGCCACATCCGAAAAATTGACTTTTGTCTTCAGCAACTCCGCTTCGGTGCCAGGTTTCACTTTTGCGTTTTTCAGTGCAGCCGCTACGGTATCTTCACCTAAGATCATTTCAAGGGCTTTGTTCAGCAGTGTTTCGCTGGGGTCGCCAAAATCTTGGTATGGCAATA
Encoded proteins:
- a CDS encoding di-heme oxidoreductase family protein — its product is MLNKAIFFFAAALLCSSCKQSDDVPTSEWETEAPKGTLHAEANEAFSGGTQTVFDQSVNAFGFQSPDLSNENGLLFFVGNSFFNQNWVTAPSSTTARDGLGPLFNARSCASCHFKDGRGRPNTEGEFGRGLLFRLSVAGTDAHGGPKADAVYGTQLQDQSILGVMTEGNVKTVYEEQAGQYPDGTSFSLRKPSYILTELMYGAMDPGIMISPRVAPQMAGMGLLEAVDESTVLSFADENDLDGDGISGKANYVWNESSGQSELGRFGWKANQPTVKQQVAGAFVGDMGITSSLFPKQNCQNCEDIPNGGDPEIEDEDLHKVVLYSATLAVPGRRDWEDEKVLRGKYFFDKMACTGCHVSEMKTGTQTEFKALANQSIRPYTDLLLHDMGEGLADKRPDYLANGNEWRTPPLWGIGLFETVNKHTYYLHDGRARNLEEAILWHGGEAENSKTKFMYLSKADREAVVQFLNSL
- a CDS encoding imelysin family protein gives rise to the protein MKRSVSYFFIFSLLWACGSPDSNDKVEPVDRSQVFQNIFKEAIVPAHEDLISATEDVLAQAKVFQENSDIESLEKLRTLWTKARIQWAHVELYNIGEINEGFAHYRLNRYPANTDKLESNLKGADELDLAFVESAGSNTVGFAALEFLLFKDGQETEAVLAERQEMRERYADYLVALSQYLSDESKVLLEKINGMESVWSANTDMYSMNQLVNAYVALIETMKNNKVGKPSGLYGSQGEDPSLVECPYSKISFALMEANLQELAHSFQAGGGTNLYAVLDQVQTEVSGSAELSGIIQNAFTESNSLLVSMDLPLSEMVLEDPVKVAELHAALHDLLLAVKVDMANLLGVTVVFNDNDGD
- a CDS encoding amino acid permease; the encoded protein is MTEEEHKFGTTPVFFTAISTILGAILFLRFGYAVGTVGLGGTLLIIVIGHAVTIPTAMALSEIATNFKVEGGGAYYIVSRSFGLVIGATIGITLFISQAISVAFYIIAFTEAFTPAWNWLFDHYTFVPWADWLLHKSQTVAIPALFILTAIVLTKGAKLGLQTLYWVVAILTISLIAFFVGNPVEVAPGAMLPKIPEVSIFTVFAIIFPAFTGIIAGLGLSGDLKDPGRSIPLGTLTATIFGMLVYVFIAFKLDRSAPPELLANTQDLVMGKIAVQGYWLIPLGLAAATISSAIGSILVAPRTLQAIAKDKVFPSRRMNELLAQGRGKGDEPYNAYVVTVIIALAFILMGKLDAVAEIISMFFMVTYGSLCLISFMQHFAADPSYRPRFKSKWYISLFGAVACFGLMFFMNSGYAFASIFLIIALYFSLNFFNADKKNIAVIFQGVMYQISRKIHVFLQKSEKEEHKSWRPSAVFLSSNTFHRLDAFNLNRWIAYKYGFGTYIHHIDGYLSKQSNRDAREVKDRIIRMARATKSEVYTDTLINPTLAGSISQVVQLPSISGTENNLMIFDHARNKPEEILSIVENFKLIQAADFDIGILSTSERQYGLMREIHVWITPQDYENANLMILLAYVISAHPDWKNGVIKVLTVFPFENLDQEKQKMMHLISAGQLPISRNNVEFIEHPEDVELKAIIQANSADADLIVLGFLSDALKRFGAEVFTGYDDLCNILFVNTEEGKQIK
- the lptB gene encoding LPS export ABC transporter ATP-binding protein, translated to MKLRTENLVKKYGQRKVNDQVSYEVAQGEIVGLLGPNGAGKTTSFYMAVGLVKPNSGKVWLDDREITDLPMYKRGKLGIGYLAQEASVFRDLTVEENIIGILELAKPEIKKAERKEKTEELLEEFSLTHVRKNKGIVLSGGERRRTEIARALAVDPKFILLDEPFAGVDPIAVEEIQSIVAKLKHRNIGILITDHNVNETLSITDRAYLLFEGKILKHGTAEELAADEMVRRVYLGKHFELKRKI
- the recJ gene encoding single-stranded-DNA-specific exonuclease RecJ, whose protein sequence is MTENRWLLATQPQTTEEKQVVLKLQNEIGITEELALLLWQRGVHSFEEAKSFFTPKLEDLHDPFLMQDMEKAVERLEKAIREEETVVIYGDYDVDGTTAVALVYGFLSKYHDNIHHYNPDRYKEGYGISKTGIDWAKEKKTSLIVALDCGIKSVENIAYANTLGMDFIVCDHHEPGENLPDAVAILDPKRKGCPYPFKELTGNGVGFKLLTAFCLKRNIPLENLYTYLDLAVISIASDIVPIIGENRTLAHFGLKKLNENPSTGLKALKEVSGFQGEMNIENVVFTLGPRINAAGRIAHAQSAVDLLLSKNYEEAVDFAYKIQAHNTERKTHDSQITEEALAMISTDPWMLHEAKSTVLFKHDWHKGVIGIVASRCIEHFYRPTVIFTATKDNLAAGSARSVQNFDLYQAIDACSNWLEQFGGHRHAAGMTIKIEHIEAFRKAFDEVVQAQLQEEHLQPTIVIDLELSFSSISAKFFRIMKRMGPFGPKNMRPVFKTSGLSLASTPRIMKEKHLRLELVDPQTGQTFTAVGFGMRDKHYESLLAADQFSVVYTIEENTFRGISSLQLFLKDIKY
- a CDS encoding BamA/TamA family outer membrane protein yields the protein MKKLILFLLPFMGLAQEQPAKKAWLKDKTLIAIPVVFRFPETGWGWGAAATSTWRWAKDAEWAKPSQASLGLTFTQKKQVLAFLPFQVFLDNNRYYLNADIGWFKYNFFYYGIGENAVPQERYEVKFPRIRLLAVRQLGGSKNLYAGFRVNYEEYSVYGQEPAGELAQGDIEGSEYSRTSAIGPALFYDSRDAVFYPRKGIFGELNFLSSLKGLGADRNFSQLSLDVSGYKSLGKDWVLAGNLYTVNSFGRATPFSQLGMLGGPKKMRGVYQGFFRDKNVALLQSELRWEIWQIIGMNFFGNLGFLGNENDFLRLEHPKFTYGLGLRIATKNHLNLRLDYGFSPYGKGNFYATVGEAF
- a CDS encoding DUF3575 domain-containing protein, whose product is MNRLNMRKFALTLCACLFFGFAQAQHLKLNAVGLINKQLDLGLELGKNKFGFEFDLGYSFKPWSNGVKVNGKKETTKRHGYLLGLRGNYYINPKEGLDGLYVSPFFQQFKGKIKFDDGHVRQERSTFGAIAGYKGLMGEHLGYLVEAGVGFNVIYRYTRISDDQRVVLEESIPILGTLSRLNVPFRASLIYRFN
- a CDS encoding DUF4199 domain-containing protein, encoding MANYKIEIKWALIFIAALLLWMLLEKLSGLHSTHIDKHMYLTNLFAIPSIWIYVLALKELKRVKYKGRMTFKQGLLSGVIMTLLIAALSPLSQYIVSYWITPEYFPNVIAYAVETGYYKTIEEAQAYFNYRNYAIQSTIWAIIMGTITAAIVSTIIRTRKSALEIQ
- a CDS encoding SRPBCC family protein, whose translation is MKKILYIVLILIAIPLIAALFVKKSYSVEKSVVIDKPKAEVFDYIKYVKNQDKFSVWNQLDPHMRKSYTGTDGTVGFVYAWDSDSTNAGSGEQEIKSIEDGKRVDFELRFLEPFESTEQAYFSTEAVADSTTEVKWGFNGHMNYPMNIMMFFMNFEDMIGGDLQTGLDNLKAEMEKD